A window of Christiangramia forsetii KT0803 contains these coding sequences:
- a CDS encoding class I SAM-dependent methyltransferase has protein sequence MITTENKYKPNTTLQPKMVCKDHLVSGEKFNIEEYEKGILKTHPVPENLPRYYESEDYISHSDSQRNFQDRIYHFVKSHMLSKKAKWIYRYFKQGSILDFGAGTGEFLNEMKNSHWIVDGIEPNNTARNLGALKGLNLKSEISELENKKFDVISLWHVLEHIPDFQNKLSELKTLLKDDGLLIIAVPNFNSYDSKYYNENWAAWDVPRHLWHFSRNGIKEKFAEHGFKLVNEKPLKFDAYYVSLLSEKNKPKSSNLLNAIYRGFLSNQRAKSSGEYSSITYFFKKESKT, from the coding sequence TTGATCACAACAGAAAATAAATACAAACCCAATACTACTCTTCAACCTAAAATGGTTTGCAAAGATCATCTGGTAAGTGGTGAGAAATTTAATATCGAGGAATACGAAAAGGGAATCTTAAAGACGCATCCCGTACCAGAAAATTTACCTAGATATTACGAAAGCGAGGATTATATTTCTCACAGCGATTCGCAGCGAAATTTTCAAGACAGGATTTACCATTTTGTAAAATCCCATATGCTTTCAAAAAAAGCTAAATGGATCTATAGATATTTTAAGCAGGGAAGTATTCTGGATTTTGGGGCAGGTACCGGAGAGTTTCTAAATGAAATGAAAAACTCTCATTGGATTGTAGACGGAATTGAGCCAAATAATACTGCTCGTAATCTGGGAGCTTTAAAAGGCTTAAATCTAAAATCTGAAATTTCAGAATTAGAGAATAAGAAATTTGATGTTATAAGTCTTTGGCACGTTCTGGAGCATATTCCAGATTTCCAAAATAAACTCTCAGAATTAAAGACCTTGCTTAAAGATGATGGCCTGTTAATAATTGCAGTTCCTAATTTCAATTCTTACGATTCTAAATACTATAATGAAAATTGGGCTGCCTGGGATGTGCCAAGACACCTTTGGCATTTCTCAAGAAACGGGATCAAAGAAAAATTTGCTGAACACGGATTTAAGTTAGTGAATGAAAAGCCTCTCAAGTTTGATGCTTATTATGTTAGCTTGTTGAGTGAAAAAAATAAACCGAAATCTTCAAATCTGTTAAATGCAATTTATAGAGGATTTCTATCAAATCAAAGGGCAAAGTCTTCGGGAGAGTATTCTTCAATCACTTATTTCTTCAAAAAAGAGTCGAAAACTTAA
- the mnmG gene encoding tRNA uridine-5-carboxymethylaminomethyl(34) synthesis enzyme MnmG — MFEKQYDVIVVGAGHAGSEAAAAAANMGSKTLLITMNLQNIAQMSCNPAMGGIAKGQIVREIDAMGGYSGIVSDTSAIQFKMLNKSKGPAMWSPRVQSDRMRFAEDWRLKLEGTPNLDFYQEMVAGLIIENDKVIGVRTSLGLEVFAKSVVCTNGTFLNGLIHIGDKQFGGGRAGERAATGITKDLIEVGFEAGRMKTGTPPRVDGRSLDYSKMTEQPGDDIPGKFSYSDETKPLSKQRSCHMTYTSNEVHDILKEGFDRSPMFNGRIQSIGPRYCPSIEDKINRFADKDRHQLFVEPEGWNTVEVYVNGFSTSLPEDVQFKALRSVAGFENVKFFRPGYAIEYDYFPPTQLKHTLETKLVEGLYFAGQINGTTGYEEAACQGMMAGINAALKVQEKDEFILKRNEAYIGVLIDDLITKGTEEPYRMFTSRAEYRTLLRQDNADFRLTERSYNLGLASEKRMRKMEEKKDKSLKFVQYLKDLSVVPEEANPVLEKRNSSPMKQSDKVFKVFSRPQITMEDVKNFSGVEEFISENELNEEMIEQTEIQVKYSGYIEKEKNNADKLNRLEDMKIPKNFDYSNIKSMSYEAREKLKKVQPATVSQASRISGVSPNDISVLLVYMGR, encoded by the coding sequence ATGTTCGAAAAGCAGTATGATGTTATTGTAGTTGGAGCTGGGCATGCCGGAAGTGAAGCCGCTGCTGCTGCTGCAAATATGGGTAGCAAAACCCTTCTTATCACCATGAATCTTCAAAATATTGCTCAAATGAGTTGTAATCCTGCCATGGGTGGTATTGCAAAAGGGCAAATAGTTAGGGAGATTGATGCGATGGGCGGTTATAGTGGTATTGTTAGCGATACCAGCGCTATCCAGTTCAAAATGCTGAATAAATCTAAAGGACCTGCAATGTGGAGTCCAAGAGTGCAAAGTGATAGAATGAGGTTTGCAGAAGATTGGAGGTTGAAATTGGAGGGGACCCCGAATCTTGATTTTTATCAAGAGATGGTTGCGGGACTTATTATTGAAAATGATAAAGTAATTGGAGTGAGAACTTCTTTAGGTTTAGAAGTTTTTGCTAAAAGTGTGGTTTGTACGAACGGTACTTTTTTAAACGGGCTTATTCATATTGGTGATAAACAATTTGGTGGGGGTAGAGCTGGTGAAAGAGCTGCAACTGGAATAACAAAAGATCTAATTGAGGTAGGTTTTGAAGCTGGTAGAATGAAAACAGGAACACCTCCTCGAGTGGATGGAAGATCCTTAGACTATTCAAAAATGACAGAGCAGCCGGGGGATGATATTCCTGGTAAATTTTCATATTCAGATGAAACTAAACCGCTTTCCAAACAACGTTCCTGTCATATGACTTACACCTCTAATGAGGTGCATGATATTTTAAAAGAAGGTTTTGATAGGTCGCCAATGTTTAATGGAAGAATTCAAAGTATTGGACCTAGATATTGCCCTTCTATTGAAGATAAGATTAATCGTTTTGCAGATAAAGACAGGCATCAACTATTTGTAGAACCGGAAGGCTGGAATACGGTAGAGGTTTATGTAAATGGTTTTTCAACTTCGCTGCCGGAAGATGTTCAGTTTAAAGCTTTACGTTCTGTTGCAGGTTTTGAAAATGTGAAATTTTTCCGTCCCGGTTATGCAATAGAATACGATTATTTTCCGCCTACACAGTTAAAGCATACCCTGGAAACAAAACTTGTGGAAGGTCTATATTTCGCTGGACAGATAAACGGTACCACTGGATATGAAGAAGCGGCTTGCCAGGGAATGATGGCTGGTATAAATGCGGCGCTAAAAGTCCAGGAAAAGGATGAGTTTATCCTTAAAAGAAATGAAGCTTATATTGGTGTTTTAATTGATGATCTAATTACGAAAGGCACCGAAGAGCCATATAGAATGTTTACTAGCCGTGCTGAATATCGTACACTTTTAAGGCAGGATAATGCCGATTTTAGATTGACTGAAAGATCTTATAATTTAGGTTTAGCGTCTGAGAAGCGTATGAGAAAGATGGAGGAGAAAAAGGATAAGTCTCTTAAGTTTGTACAATACCTGAAAGATTTAAGTGTAGTTCCTGAAGAAGCTAATCCCGTTTTGGAGAAAAGGAATTCTTCTCCCATGAAACAAAGCGATAAAGTATTTAAAGTTTTTTCCAGACCCCAAATCACTATGGAGGATGTGAAAAATTTTAGCGGCGTTGAAGAATTTATCTCAGAAAATGAACTCAATGAAGAGATGATCGAGCAAACCGAAATACAAGTGAAGTATTCCGGTTATATTGAGAAGGAGAAGAATAATGCTGATAAGCTGAATCGTCTGGAGGATATGAAAATTCCGAAGAATTTTGATTACTCTAATATCAAATCAATGTCTTACGAGGCTCGCGAAAAATTGAAGAAAGTGCAACCTGCTACGGTTTCACAGGCTTCTAGAATAAGTGGGGTAAGTCCCAATGATATTTCGGTGCTACTCGTTTATATGGGTAGATAA